A stretch of Parvimonas micra DNA encodes these proteins:
- a CDS encoding sensor histidine kinase, with translation MKNLKIFPKMFLQTFGILGTVIVLIHLLVFFIFPRTYLETRKQELYAKADEISENIKGKDMKFVEQSLDFYSKSSDIKAVIKGQGEDNELQIGDDINVDLKSGNNSLIIEEREIELKDGKKISIQFISTADMKKDAKELSFKFLPYSLFISFIFSIIISLIYAKAITNNINEIKNVTKKMMRLDRTAYLNINSTNEVGELKEQINDLYNTLLKLIDDLELKNEEIVKLEKLKYDFFRGTSHELKTPLASLKIILENMKYNIGKYKNRDLYIDNCIDIVDHLTRSISQMLSVSSFEHLKDDEEIIVVNDVLEDVLKQYILLANNRNIKVNNNLKNEKIYIGMTALKIVLSNLINNAVKYSDEDGVINIGTKDDWLYVENSYKDNKDLDVNKIFEINFNLNKENSNGLGLYIVKNILLNYGIKYKVEKNEIGIVFLIELSGNMDK, from the coding sequence ATGAAGAATTTAAAAATATTTCCAAAAATGTTTCTACAGACATTTGGAATTCTTGGGACTGTAATAGTTTTAATACATTTGCTGGTATTTTTTATTTTTCCTAGAACTTATTTGGAAACTAGAAAGCAAGAGCTCTATGCAAAAGCTGACGAAATTTCCGAGAATATTAAAGGAAAAGATATGAAGTTTGTTGAACAATCTTTGGACTTTTACTCAAAAAGTAGTGATATAAAAGCTGTAATAAAGGGACAAGGTGAGGACAATGAATTACAAATTGGTGATGACATCAATGTTGATTTAAAGAGTGGCAACAATTCTTTAATCATTGAAGAAAGAGAAATAGAATTAAAAGATGGTAAAAAAATATCCATTCAATTTATTTCTACTGCTGATATGAAAAAAGATGCAAAAGAACTTAGCTTTAAATTTTTACCATATTCTTTATTTATTTCTTTTATATTTTCAATAATAATTTCACTTATATATGCAAAGGCGATAACCAATAACATAAATGAAATAAAAAATGTGACAAAAAAGATGATGCGACTAGACAGAACGGCATATTTGAATATTAATTCTACAAACGAAGTTGGGGAATTAAAAGAACAGATTAATGATTTGTATAATACTCTTTTAAAATTGATAGATGATTTAGAACTTAAAAATGAAGAAATAGTAAAATTGGAAAAACTAAAATATGATTTTTTTAGAGGAACATCCCATGAATTAAAAACACCTCTAGCTAGCTTAAAAATAATTTTAGAAAATATGAAATACAATATTGGAAAATATAAAAATAGAGATTTATACATTGATAATTGTATAGATATAGTTGACCATTTAACAAGAAGTATTTCGCAAATGCTATCAGTTTCTTCCTTTGAACATTTAAAAGATGATGAAGAAATAATAGTTGTTAATGACGTATTAGAAGATGTTCTAAAACAATATATACTACTTGCAAATAATAGAAATATCAAAGTCAATAATAATTTGAAAAACGAAAAAATCTATATAGGAATGACTGCACTTAAAATTGTTCTATCCAATTTGATAAACAATGCAGTTAAATACTCCGACGAAGATGGGGTAATAAACATCGGAACTAAAGATGACTGGCTTTATGTTGAAAATTCCTACAAAGACAATAAAGATTTAGATGTAAATAAAATATTTGAAATAAATTTCAACCTAAACAAAGAAAACAGCAATGGTTTAGGATTATACATTGTAAAAAACATCTTATTAAACTACGGAATAAAATACAAAGTAGAAAAAAATGAAATAGGAATTGTATTTTTAATAGAATTATCCGGGAATATGGATAAATAA
- a CDS encoding TetR/AcrR family transcriptional regulator — protein sequence MNRQQIKTRKAIFMAFTELLSKKNYNKITVQEIIDLADIGRSTFYSHFETKDDLLKEICRELFEHIFSNDLSRECSKIFENSNKNPKILITHILYHLKENKEEFIKVLSCESNELFLEYFKTYLFKVIDEYIFIDNIEDKKFKKFLKNHICCSFVETVKWWIKDQMEDSPEEIADYFFRVVDPII from the coding sequence ATGAATAGACAGCAAATTAAAACTAGAAAAGCAATTTTTATGGCTTTTACTGAGCTTTTATCCAAGAAAAATTATAATAAAATAACAGTTCAAGAAATTATTGATTTGGCAGATATAGGTAGGAGTACTTTTTATTCTCATTTTGAAACAAAAGATGATTTATTAAAAGAAATTTGTCGTGAGTTGTTTGAACATATATTTTCTAATGATTTAAGTAGAGAATGTTCAAAAATTTTTGAAAATTCAAACAAAAATCCTAAAATTTTAATTACACATATACTTTATCATTTAAAGGAAAATAAGGAAGAGTTTATAAAGGTTTTAAGTTGTGAAAGTAATGAATTGTTTTTAGAATATTTTAAAACTTATCTATTTAAGGTAATAGATGAATATATTTTTATCGATAATATTGAAGATAAGAAGTTTAAGAAATTCTTGAAAAATCATATTTGTTGTTCATTTGTGGAAACAGTAAAATGGTGGATTAAAGATCAAATGGAAGATAGTCCAGAAGAAATTGCAGATTACTTTTTTAGAGTAGTAGATCCTATAATTTAG
- a CDS encoding ABC transporter permease, with protein sequence MFKNAFAYVTRKSLKSLIILLIILSMSALSLISLSIKDATNKASEETFKNITNSFTMEINRRVNQGTARGGGNVRGQDIKKIVDSGHVDNFVKRINSVANLDDNLDIVEAPGAAQNESAERAKNFKRAVMLTGVNSSEKETKFVSGAYKLVEGEHLTSEDKNKILMHKDLAAKNNLKVGDKIKLKSNLYDADNEKKANETVEVEIKGLFDGHGKGRVTYSQELYENTLITDVHTAAKVYGNTEDTATYQDATFFIKGNRNLDQVIKDLKKLDINWKSYNLIKSSSNFPALQKSISGIYSIANQLFIGSLVFAGIVVTLLLFLWMNARKKEIAVLLSIGISKTKIFGQFAVELLFVAIPAFIGSYFLAGYTGKILGNSILKKVTGGIAKQIAKQSSTTKLGGGAEVDGFNKTLSSLDVVINPRALLYVVLFMTIVLAIALVISSSNILRKKPKELLIDTK encoded by the coding sequence ATGTTTAAAAATGCTTTTGCGTATGTAACAAGAAAGAGTTTAAAATCATTAATTATATTACTAATTATCTTATCAATGTCAGCACTTAGCTTGATAAGTTTATCTATAAAAGATGCTACAAATAAGGCATCAGAAGAAACTTTTAAAAATATTACAAATAGTTTTACAATGGAAATAAATAGAAGAGTAAATCAAGGGACTGCCAGAGGTGGTGGTAATGTAAGAGGTCAAGACATAAAGAAAATTGTTGATTCAGGACATGTGGATAATTTTGTTAAGAGAATCAATAGTGTTGCTAACCTTGATGACAATTTAGATATAGTTGAAGCACCGGGAGCTGCTCAAAACGAATCTGCTGAAAGAGCTAAGAATTTTAAAAGAGCAGTTATGTTAACAGGTGTAAATAGTTCTGAAAAAGAGACAAAATTTGTTTCAGGAGCGTATAAATTAGTTGAAGGTGAACATTTAACTAGTGAAGATAAAAATAAAATTTTAATGCATAAAGATTTAGCTGCAAAGAATAATTTAAAAGTTGGAGATAAAATTAAATTAAAATCCAATTTATATGATGCAGATAATGAAAAGAAAGCTAATGAAACTGTAGAAGTAGAAATTAAAGGTCTTTTTGATGGACATGGAAAAGGTAGAGTAACTTACTCACAAGAACTTTATGAAAATACTTTAATTACAGATGTTCATACAGCAGCTAAAGTATATGGAAATACAGAAGATACAGCGACATACCAAGATGCAACATTCTTTATAAAAGGGAATAGAAATTTAGATCAAGTAATAAAAGATCTTAAAAAGTTAGATATTAACTGGAAATCTTATAATCTAATTAAGAGTTCTTCAAACTTCCCTGCATTACAAAAATCTATTTCAGGAATATATTCAATTGCAAATCAATTATTCATTGGTTCTCTAGTATTTGCGGGTATAGTAGTTACATTATTATTATTCTTGTGGATGAATGCTAGAAAGAAAGAAATTGCAGTATTGTTATCAATAGGAATTTCTAAAACAAAGATATTTGGACAATTTGCAGTAGAATTACTTTTCGTTGCAATACCAGCATTCATAGGGTCATATTTCTTAGCTGGATATACAGGAAAAATTTTAGGAAATAGTATATTAAAGAAAGTTACAGGAGGTATTGCAAAACAAATTGCAAAACAATCATCAACTACAAAATTAGGTGGTGGTGCAGAAGTTGACGGATTTAATAAAACATTATCAAGTTTAGATGTAGTAATTAATCCAAGAGCACTTCTTTATGTAGTATTGTTCATGACAATAGTACTTGCGATAGCTTTGGTAATCTCTTCTTCAAATATCTTAAGAAAGAAACCAAAAGAATTATTAATAGATACAAAATAG
- a CDS encoding SPL family radical SAM protein: protein MHFVKVKGILSSKNGMNLFRGCTHGCIYCDSRSKCYQMNHSFEDIEAKENSIELLEDRLKRKRKKCMIGMGSMTDPYINEELKLNYTRKALETINKYGFGLTLITKSSNIIRDLDLLKEINSKTKCVVQMTLTTYDERLCRIIEPNVSTTKERVETLIKLREAGIPTVVWMTPILPYINDTKENVIGILNYCKEAKVKGILCFGMGLTLRDGNREYFYSKLDKHFPHLKDRYIREFGNFYVVNSRNNYRLMKIFRDFCENEKIMHDYNKIFSYLNTFEEKEISKQLSIFDL, encoded by the coding sequence ATGCATTTTGTAAAAGTAAAGGGAATATTATCTTCTAAAAACGGAATGAATTTGTTTCGAGGTTGTACACATGGCTGTATTTATTGCGATTCAAGAAGTAAATGCTATCAGATGAATCACAGTTTTGAAGATATTGAAGCAAAAGAAAATTCAATAGAGCTTTTGGAAGATAGACTTAAAAGAAAAAGAAAAAAATGTATGATTGGTATGGGGTCAATGACTGACCCCTACATTAATGAGGAACTTAAACTTAATTATACAAGAAAAGCATTAGAAACAATAAATAAATATGGTTTTGGACTTACACTCATTACAAAGTCATCAAATATAATTAGGGATTTGGATTTGTTAAAAGAGATTAATTCCAAGACAAAATGCGTTGTTCAAATGACACTCACAACCTATGACGAAAGATTATGTAGGATAATTGAACCCAATGTTTCCACTACAAAGGAAAGAGTTGAAACCTTGATTAAATTAAGAGAAGCAGGAATACCTACGGTAGTATGGATGACTCCGATTTTACCATATATTAATGATACAAAAGAAAATGTTATTGGCATTTTAAATTATTGCAAAGAGGCAAAGGTAAAAGGAATTCTCTGCTTTGGAATGGGACTTACCTTGCGAGATGGAAATAGGGAATATTTTTATTCTAAATTAGATAAACACTTCCCACATCTTAAAGATAGATATATTAGAGAGTTTGGTAATTTTTATGTTGTGAATAGTAGAAATAATTATAGACTTATGAAAATTTTTCGAGACTTCTGTGAAAACGAAAAAATTATGCATGATTATAATAAAATTTTTAGCTATTTAAATACATTTGAAGAAAAAGAAATATCCAAACAACTTAGTATTTTTGATTTGTAA
- a CDS encoding response regulator transcription factor: MRILVVEDDQIIREGISEYLSEFGYDIIQAKDGQEALKYFNNNEINLVILDIQIPFLNGLEVLKEIRKKSKLPVLMLTAFNDEEYKINAFSSLADGYMEKPFSLPVLKVRIDSLIKRHYGGQEKFEYKGAEVNFASYTAKFNGEDIDINAKELEILKYLLENEGHALTRAQIIDNVWKETDEIPFDRVIDVYIKELRKKLGLDCIVTIRNVGYKLERK, translated from the coding sequence ATGAGAATACTTGTTGTCGAAGATGATCAAATAATCAGAGAAGGAATTTCTGAATATTTATCTGAATTCGGTTATGACATCATTCAAGCAAAAGATGGACAGGAAGCCTTAAAATATTTTAATAACAATGAAATTAATTTAGTAATCTTAGATATTCAAATTCCTTTTCTAAACGGATTGGAAGTTTTAAAAGAAATCAGAAAAAAAAGTAAATTACCTGTTCTGATGTTGACGGCATTTAATGATGAAGAATATAAGATAAATGCTTTTTCAAGTTTAGCAGATGGGTATATGGAAAAGCCTTTTTCATTACCGGTTTTAAAAGTTAGAATTGATTCCTTAATTAAAAGACATTATGGTGGACAAGAAAAATTTGAATATAAAGGTGCAGAGGTTAATTTTGCAAGTTATACCGCAAAATTTAACGGAGAAGATATAGACATAAATGCAAAGGAACTTGAAATATTAAAATATTTATTGGAAAATGAAGGACATGCTTTGACTAGGGCGCAAATAATAGATAATGTGTGGAAAGAAACTGATGAAATTCCTTTTGATAGAGTTATAGATGTATATATAAAAGAATTGAGAAAAAAACTAGGTTTAGATTGTATTGTAACAATTAGGAACGTAGGTTATAAATTGGAGAGAAAATGA
- a CDS encoding MATE family efflux transporter — protein MVKSNEIDMINGKTLKKMIFFSIPIIFTSVFQLLFNTIDIIVVGRFSGSAALAGVGATSSLINLLVSLLIGISMGISVTMGKYCGARDYKNASDTVHNAIGLAIVSGTILLFVGLIASRPMLHLMGTPDEIIDLSAIYMRIIFLGSPAAAIYNFGAALLRSIGDTKRPLFFLIVSGILNVFLNLFFVIVLNMSVDGVAIATIISQYVSAIMMILFLTKNVGYMHLDLRKIKLQKDKVISILRIGLPAGLQGIVFSISNVLIQSSINTFGKLVIAGNTAAINIEGFVYMSMNSIYQSTLSFTSQNMGAKKYHRIDKILLQGLGIVAVVGLVLGVGAYSLGNILLGIFTDDPEVIMYGLNRMKIVSATYLLCGLMDVTVGSLRGMGYSILPMIVSLTGACLFRVIWIFTIFQIYRTQESLYISYPISWILTTAAHICCYLVIRKKLLKQNNENKKGALAP, from the coding sequence ATGGTTAAAAGCAATGAAATAGATATGATAAATGGAAAGACCTTGAAAAAAATGATATTTTTTTCAATTCCAATTATTTTTACAAGTGTTTTTCAATTACTTTTTAATACAATAGATATAATTGTTGTTGGACGTTTTTCTGGAAGTGCTGCACTTGCAGGAGTTGGAGCAACTTCATCATTAATAAATTTACTCGTAAGTTTATTAATTGGAATTTCTATGGGAATAAGTGTAACGATGGGAAAATATTGTGGTGCAAGAGATTATAAAAATGCATCCGATACTGTTCATAATGCAATCGGACTTGCAATTGTTTCTGGAACAATTTTACTTTTTGTAGGGCTTATCGCTTCAAGACCTATGTTACATCTAATGGGAACACCTGATGAAATTATTGATTTATCAGCAATTTATATGAGAATAATCTTTTTAGGAAGTCCCGCAGCTGCCATTTATAATTTCGGAGCGGCACTTTTAAGATCCATTGGAGATACAAAAAGACCTCTTTTCTTTTTAATAGTTTCAGGTATTTTAAATGTTTTTTTAAATTTATTTTTTGTTATAGTACTAAATATGAGCGTTGATGGAGTAGCAATAGCAACAATAATTTCTCAATATGTTTCAGCTATTATGATGATATTATTTTTAACAAAAAATGTAGGTTATATGCATCTAGATTTGAGAAAAATAAAATTGCAAAAAGATAAAGTTATTAGTATTTTAAGAATAGGACTTCCAGCTGGACTTCAAGGCATTGTATTTAGCATATCAAATGTGTTAATTCAATCTTCTATAAATACATTTGGAAAGCTCGTTATCGCAGGAAATACAGCAGCAATAAATATTGAAGGCTTCGTATATATGTCAATGAATTCAATTTATCAGTCAACACTTAGTTTTACAAGTCAAAATATGGGAGCAAAAAAATATCATAGAATAGATAAGATTTTATTGCAAGGTCTTGGAATTGTTGCAGTAGTTGGTCTTGTACTAGGTGTTGGTGCATATTCTTTAGGAAATATTCTACTTGGAATATTTACAGATGACCCAGAAGTAATTATGTATGGACTTAACAGAATGAAAATTGTTTCAGCAACATACCTACTATGTGGACTAATGGACGTAACAGTTGGTTCCTTAAGAGGAATGGGATACTCCATTTTACCAATGATTGTGTCTTTAACGGGCGCTTGCCTATTCAGAGTAATTTGGATATTTACTATATTTCAAATTTATAGAACTCAAGAATCACTTTACATTTCTTATCCGATTTCATGGATATTGACAACTGCAGCACATATATGTTGCTACTTAGTGATAAGAAAAAAATTATTAAAACAAAATAATGAAAACAAAAAAGGAGCTCTCGCTCCTTAA
- a CDS encoding protein-ADP-ribose hydrolase codes for MNRNKEQMLDFLVKAFIADSDNYKNMEIPEAETQKKVVLRSLMNIRMPRKMDDEVLKVQDEYLKLCAEEKGIVELKDIPIIKDVFSIWQGDITRLKVDAIVNAANSIMLGCWAPMHLCIDNQIHTFAGIQLRAECNEKMQELKKKYGKDYEQPTAVPMLTDAYNLPSKKVIHIVGPIVYGELTKELEKELAECYEKTLDMCLENGLKSVAFCCISTGEFRFTKERAAEIAIETTKKWVLKYPKAMDRIIFNVFKDEDKKYYEKMI; via the coding sequence ATGAATAGAAATAAAGAACAAATGTTGGATTTTTTAGTAAAAGCATTTATAGCTGATTCGGATAATTATAAAAATATGGAAATCCCTGAGGCTGAAACTCAAAAAAAGGTCGTTTTACGTTCTCTTATGAATATCCGTATGCCAAGAAAAATGGATGATGAAGTTTTGAAAGTTCAAGATGAATATTTAAAACTTTGCGCAGAAGAAAAGGGAATTGTAGAGCTTAAGGATATTCCAATTATTAAAGATGTTTTTTCCATTTGGCAGGGAGATATTACAAGACTTAAGGTTGATGCAATAGTTAATGCAGCTAATTCAATAATGCTTGGATGTTGGGCTCCAATGCATCTATGTATTGATAATCAAATACATACTTTTGCAGGAATACAACTAAGGGCAGAATGTAACGAAAAAATGCAGGAACTTAAGAAAAAATATGGGAAAGATTATGAACAGCCTACTGCTGTTCCAATGCTTACAGATGCCTATAATCTACCTTCAAAAAAAGTAATTCATATAGTTGGTCCAATTGTTTATGGAGAGCTTACTAAAGAGCTTGAAAAAGAATTAGCTGAATGTTACGAAAAAACTTTGGATATGTGTTTAGAAAATGGACTTAAAAGTGTAGCATTTTGTTGTATATCAACAGGAGAATTTCGTTTTACAAAAGAAAGAGCAGCAGAGATTGCAATTGAAACAACTAAAAAATGGGTTTTAAAATATCCAAAAGCTATGGATAGAATTATTTTTAATGTTTTCAAAGATGAAGATAAAAAATATTATGAAAAAATGATATAA
- a CDS encoding ABC transporter permease codes for MVKNAIAYVLRKKNRTFIVFIILTVVLSCLYACLNILKSGSSMEKSLYKSSNSSSTIAKKDSQGYFDKNDFKGLENIKEIEEVVSQYEGLAKLSNTNAVDSGQQITRDDIPSYLKNVVSIQATSNVKRNVLFNSGVFSIKEGRNIEKNDKDKILVHEEFAEKNKLKIGDKISLEFIDPNQTDKSNKKHEFEIVGIFSGKKQEKQTGLTSDLSENTMFTDYDSAQKALNAEGDKQLVNKLTFFSGTPESMDEAINKVKKLNVDWEKSYTVDKEANAFKDALESLNGVKHIIRIMTFAIMIGGSVVLSLILILWLRERIYEIGILLSIGVSKSKIVGQFILELIFISLPAILVSLIFGNLVVNQIIGGLISSEDTTSITSNFVSNGYNVESLITFAQSYGILVLIILLSVVFASGLILIKKPKEILSQIS; via the coding sequence GTGGTAAAAAATGCGATAGCATATGTTTTAAGAAAAAAGAATAGAACTTTTATTGTTTTTATTATTTTGACAGTAGTGCTTTCTTGCTTGTATGCATGTTTAAATATTTTGAAATCGGGTTCTAGTATGGAGAAGTCTTTATATAAATCTTCAAATTCTTCATCAACTATAGCCAAAAAAGATAGTCAAGGATATTTTGACAAAAATGATTTTAAAGGACTAGAAAATATAAAGGAAATTGAAGAAGTTGTTTCTCAATATGAAGGTCTAGCAAAATTGTCAAATACAAATGCTGTAGATAGTGGACAACAAATCACTAGAGATGATATTCCAAGTTATTTAAAAAATGTTGTATCAATACAAGCTACAAGCAATGTAAAAAGGAATGTTTTATTTAACAGTGGAGTTTTTTCAATAAAAGAGGGAAGAAATATTGAAAAAAATGATAAAGACAAGATATTAGTTCATGAAGAGTTTGCCGAAAAAAACAAATTAAAAATAGGTGACAAAATTAGTTTAGAATTTATAGATCCTAATCAAACTGACAAGAGTAACAAGAAACATGAATTTGAAATTGTTGGGATTTTTTCAGGAAAGAAACAGGAAAAACAAACTGGATTAACTTCAGACTTAAGCGAAAACACAATGTTTACTGATTATGATTCTGCTCAAAAAGCTTTAAATGCCGAAGGAGATAAACAACTAGTAAATAAGTTGACATTTTTCTCAGGAACTCCTGAAAGTATGGACGAGGCTATAAATAAAGTTAAAAAACTTAATGTCGATTGGGAAAAATCTTATACAGTTGATAAGGAAGCAAATGCCTTTAAAGATGCTCTTGAGTCATTAAACGGTGTTAAACATATTATTAGAATAATGACTTTTGCAATTATGATTGGTGGTTCTGTAGTTCTTTCATTAATACTAATACTATGGTTAAGAGAAAGAATTTACGAAATTGGAATTTTATTATCCATTGGGGTTAGTAAATCTAAAATTGTTGGTCAATTTATATTGGAATTAATATTTATATCACTTCCAGCAATTCTTGTATCTTTGATATTTGGAAATCTGGTAGTAAATCAAATTATTGGTGGATTGATTAGTTCTGAGGATACAACATCAATTACTTCTAATTTTGTAAGTAATGGATATAATGTTGAAAGCTTAATAACTTTTGCACAAAGTTATGGAATATTGGTGCTAATTATACTTTTATCAGTAGTTTTTGCATCAGGATTGATTTTAATTAAGAAACCGAAAGAAATTTTATCACAAATTAGTTAG
- a CDS encoding ABC transporter ATP-binding protein, producing the protein MNILEIKNVTYSYANSKEKVLSLINQGFELGKFYAIIGKSGTGKSTLLSLLAGLDKPNSGEILFKDENIEKAGYSNHRKNNISLVFQNYNLIDYLSPLENIRLVNSKASEDILLELGLDKTQVRRNVMKLSGGQQQRVAIARALVSEAPVILADEPTGNLDETTAGEIIAVLKKLAKERNKCVIVVTHSKEVASAADTVLELNNKRLKEVTKSK; encoded by the coding sequence ATGAACATATTAGAAATTAAAAATGTAACATATAGTTATGCAAATTCAAAAGAAAAAGTTTTATCATTAATAAATCAAGGATTTGAACTTGGAAAATTTTATGCAATTATAGGTAAATCCGGAACAGGAAAGTCAACATTACTTTCGTTATTAGCGGGATTGGACAAACCTAACAGCGGAGAAATTTTGTTCAAAGATGAAAATATAGAAAAAGCAGGTTATAGTAATCACAGAAAGAATAATATCTCTCTTGTATTCCAAAACTATAATCTTATAGATTATCTATCACCATTAGAAAATATTAGATTAGTAAATAGTAAAGCCTCTGAAGATATATTACTTGAGTTAGGACTTGATAAGACTCAAGTTAGAAGAAATGTTATGAAATTATCAGGTGGACAACAACAAAGAGTTGCTATAGCAAGAGCTTTAGTATCAGAAGCTCCAGTTATTTTGGCAGACGAACCTACAGGAAACTTGGATGAAACTACTGCTGGAGAAATAATTGCAGTTTTAAAGAAATTAGCTAAAGAAAGAAATAAATGTGTAATAGTAGTAACTCATAGTAAAGAAGTTGCAAGTGCAGCTGATACGGTACTTGAGCTTAATAATAAGAGATTAAAAGAAGTAACAAAAAGTAAGTAG
- a CDS encoding cation-translocating P-type ATPase: MINKISKLFSGLHFTIISIVFFILNVVLNLLKIETAFKPVWISIVISAFPFLVGAIKNIVKFKIKNSLLITIAVIASVFVGEYFAAAEIAILMAIGELLEDYTVDRAKKGLNDLISSAPKKAKKLIKTNDSYTVKEVPIEEIENGDIIRVMPGEIISVDGIIKEGFSSIDQSILTGESLPVDKTVGDEVFCGSMNCFGSIDIIAKDVENSSLQKFIDLVERAEKEQTPMQTVIDRLAVKLVPTALLIAIATFAIMMLSNFDLYTSINRAVTVLVVFCPCALFLSTPTAVMASIGQASKHGVIIKTFNALEKLAKVNKIAFDKTGTLTYGKLNVNDIENFSEFSDETIMSLISSLESKSEHPIAKSVTEYLDEKNIKKENVENFKMKIARGIEGEILGNKYFCGNEKYFRENNINVKDNIKEKIEKYSNEAKNIILFGDEKEVLSIVTLSDTLRENAKEMVENLKSFEIEPLLLTGDNLLTAKYFSDKVGITEVKAELSPEEKFEHIKNLKENNVVCMIGDGINDAPALKLADVSVAMGKTGSDISIESANIVLMGHDVSKIVYLKKLANATVKTIKFNIIISLLINFVAVILSVLGVLNPLVGAIVHNLGSILVILNASLLYDRKFN, from the coding sequence ATGATAAATAAAATTTCAAAATTATTCAGTGGTTTACACTTTACTATCATTTCAATAGTATTTTTTATACTAAATGTTGTCTTAAATCTTTTAAAGATAGAAACTGCATTTAAACCGGTATGGATAAGTATTGTTATATCTGCTTTCCCTTTTTTAGTTGGGGCTATTAAAAATATAGTAAAATTTAAAATAAAAAATTCACTTTTAATCACAATTGCAGTAATCGCATCCGTATTTGTTGGAGAATATTTTGCAGCAGCTGAAATCGCAATTCTTATGGCAATCGGAGAACTTTTAGAAGACTATACAGTTGACAGAGCCAAAAAAGGTCTTAATGATTTAATTTCTTCCGCTCCAAAAAAAGCAAAGAAACTCATTAAAACTAATGATTCTTATACTGTTAAAGAAGTTCCGATTGAAGAAATTGAAAATGGAGATATAATCAGAGTTATGCCTGGGGAAATAATTTCAGTTGATGGAATTATAAAAGAGGGTTTTTCTTCTATTGACCAATCAATTCTAACAGGAGAAAGTTTACCTGTAGATAAAACTGTTGGAGACGAAGTTTTCTGTGGTTCTATGAACTGTTTTGGAAGTATTGACATCATAGCAAAAGATGTTGAAAATTCTTCCTTACAAAAATTTATCGACTTGGTTGAAAGAGCAGAAAAAGAACAAACTCCTATGCAAACAGTAATTGACAGACTTGCAGTTAAACTCGTTCCGACTGCACTTTTAATTGCAATTGCAACTTTTGCAATAATGATGTTATCTAATTTTGATTTATACACTTCAATAAATAGAGCAGTTACGGTTTTAGTTGTATTTTGTCCTTGTGCCCTATTCTTATCAACTCCAACTGCTGTTATGGCTTCAATCGGTCAAGCAAGTAAACATGGTGTTATAATAAAAACATTTAATGCCCTTGAAAAACTAGCAAAAGTTAATAAAATAGCTTTTGACAAAACTGGAACCTTAACTTATGGGAAGTTAAATGTAAATGATATAGAAAATTTTTCAGAGTTTTCCGATGAAACAATAATGTCCTTAATTTCAAGTTTAGAATCAAAAAGCGAACATCCTATTGCAAAATCAGTAACAGAATATCTAGATGAAAAAAATATAAAAAAAGAAAATGTTGAAAATTTTAAAATGAAAATTGCAAGAGGAATCGAAGGAGAGATTTTAGGAAATAAATATTTCTGCGGAAATGAAAAATACTTTAGAGAAAATAATATAAATGTCAAAGACAATATAAAAGAAAAAATTGAAAAATACTCAAATGAAGCTAAAAATATAATTCTTTTTGGAGATGAAAAAGAAGTTTTATCAATCGTAACTCTATCAGACACTCTAAGAGAAAATGCTAAAGAAATGGTAGAAAATTTAAAAAGCTTTGAAATTGAGCCACTACTTCTAACTGGAGACAATCTTTTAACTGCAAAATACTTTTCAGACAAAGTTGGAATAACAGAAGTAAAGGCCGAACTTTCTCCCGAAGAAAAGTTTGAACATATAAAAAATCTAAAAGAAAATAATGTCGTTTGTATGATTGGAGACGGAATCAACGACGCTCCCGCTCTTAAACTTGCAGATGTTTCGGTTGCAATGGGAAAAACAGGAAGCGACATTTCAATCGAAAGTGCTAATATTGTACTAATGGGACATGATGTTTCAAAAATAGTTTATCTAAAAAAACTCGCCAATGCAACAGTTAAGACGATAAAATTCAACATAATAATATCACTTTTAATTAACTTTGTAGCCGTAATCTTATCTGTACTTGGAGTTTTAAATCCATTAGTTGGTGCAATAGTACACAATCTAGGTTCAATACTCGTAATTTTAAATGCGTCATTACTATACGATAGAAAATTTAATTAG